Within the Salmo salar unplaced genomic scaffold, Ssal_v3.1, whole genome shotgun sequence genome, the region TGATATGAAAAACAGTTCTGTCAGCATCTATGTCAATCATCCGTCCAAACATATAGGGTCAGTTTCCTGGACCCAGATTAAGTcactcctggactaaaaagcatgttgaatggagaatctccattgaaagtaactagtccaggactaggcttaatctgtatcCGGGATACCATCCCAAAGAGCAAGACATACTTTTTAGGAGTAAGTAGGAGTTACTGTTTCCAGTGCTGTATCCAGAGTACTGTTTCCAGCCCGTTCCATGTACACCAATCCCCAGTGGGCTCCGATGGAGGTGATCCCGGCACCGTTGAAGCGACCGCTGAGCAGCCTCAGCTCATTTCCCATGTTGGCTGGGTAGAAGTTGAAGGAGACTTGGCTAGGCTGGCCGGCTGACAGAGTGCGCCCCATGTTGGTGGTTAACACCAGGTAGCAGATGTAGTCTGCTGGGTTGTACTTCCCAGACACCTCGACGATGGCCTCATCATTAAACAGCTCCATCTCCTGCTTTTCACCCCCTTCACGACCAAACACAGGGGACCAGGTGGAGCCGTATCTCAGCTGGAACCTAAAACAGAGGAAGCTTTTCACGTTGGTTGTGTTTTGATAAGGCACATTCAGACCGAGAGAGCATGTAGCGTCAGAGAATATCAAGGAATGACACTTTACATTGTACTCTGGGTTAGATAAGATAACAATATTGTCTGGTCATGTACTGAATATGTAATTTACACAACaattaaataaagaaagaaagaaagaaagaaagaaagaaagaaagaaagaaagaaagaaagaaagaaagaaagaaagaaagaaagaaagaaagaaagaaagaaaaaaagaaagtgtgtctgttgggtagtgtagtTTGACTGAGTCagtggtgtctgttgggtagtgtagtTGGACTGAGTCAGTGGTGTCTGTTCATGGGTCAGGGTCTGCTCACCCGCTGATGTAGGCGatgctgttgtagtagtagtagtagtagtagtagtagtagttgttgttggtcTCCCACACTCTGACTCCTGTGATGTGTCCCTCACCGTAGGAAGCAAATGGGGTGCCACCTCCTTGACCCACCGCAGAGGAATACGAGTACGGATCTTTGATGGCTAAAATAACATGGGAAATATGTTTACTATATTAATAATTCTAtttttctagctgccaccgatccacgtttctttttccatttgttatgtcttgattgttcacacctggttcccattacattactattatttccctatttaaccctctggttctcattatgttttgtgcgtgattgtttcctgGTTTTTGTGTTAGGGTttgttatccctgcgtggatttatTGGCTGATTCTTTTTCCGAGTAAAGTACGTTATTTTACTCAGTtttgtgtcctgcgcctgactccgtcctcaCCTCTGCACAACTGACACTTGACAGAATCACGCACCTTtttttatggagtcagcaggtgcaCCCAGTCCTCCGGTACCAGTGGAGGAacgcgtccagcagcacgcgatgATGCTCCAACATCTTGGCACAGCCATGGATTGCGTGCTGCTCACCATGGAGCAATGGGAAAAAGGGGTTTTTCCCACATCCCCATCAACTTCACTCCAACCCACACCACAACCCACACCGCTGTCCACCCCTCCGTCACCTGgacccagtgggattcggctctcgctcccgagcgcttatgatgggacggctgccgggtgccaggggttcctgctccagTTGGAGCCCTACCTGGCGACCATCCACCCGGCTCCCTCGGGATACTAGAGCGTGTCCaccctcatctcctgtctgtcGGGGAAGGCGCTTGAGTGGGCCAACGCGGAATGGGGAAGTATAGAAGCAACGTTGGTCCGCTATGAGGATTTCACCCGTCGCTTCCGGGCGGTCTTCGATCATCCACCTGAGGGGAGAGCAGCGGGGGAACGCTTGTTCCATCtcagacaggggatgaggagcaCACAGGAATTCGCACTGGACTTCaggaccctggctgccagcgcaggatggaatgagagggccctgattgaccattaCCGATGTAGACTACGTGAGGACGTTcatcgggagctggcctgcagggacaccacccttaccCCCGACCATCTGGTGGATTTAtgcatccggctggataacctgttggccacccgcggacgtccggatcggggtccgtCCATTCCATCCCCCAGCGCCTCCTGCACTAcctgtggccgcagaggacacactgctggtcggtgctggagaggttccccaggaagtcgaggcagcaggcagggcactggtgTATCATCCCAGGTGAGTATGCACCCAACTCACCCAGAGCTTCCTTTTGCGCACATGTATATATCTAtagaatttcctgagttttccccgcattcccagcataaggcgctagtagattcaggcgcagctgggaactttattgaccgttcatttgttCGTagattagggatccctattgttcctgttgatgtgcccttccctGTACATTCCTTAGATAGTCATCCTTTAGGGTCGGgtctgattagggaggtcacaacTCCACTATGTATGATAATGCAggagggtcatgaggagagaattagtctcttcctgatagattctcctgcgtttcctgtggtgttggggtttccCTGGTTGGCCCATCATGactcgtggcaacagagggctcgcAAGGTATGGTCAcgtcagtgttcagggaggtgtataggtgtttccataggtgcaactacggtggagagtccaaaccaggtctccaccatgcacatCCCCCCTGAATATGCTGATTTGGGGCGACTCaactaccaccccatcgacggagggattgtgtgataaatctcctggtagatgcagcacttcccaggagtcatgtgtatcctctgtcacaggaggagacggcggctatggaaacatgtcaccgaatctctgggacagggatacatttggccttccacttcacctgcctcctcaagtttcttttttgtgaagaagaaggatggaggtttacgcctgtgcattgactatagaggtttaAATAAGATCATGGTGAAGTATATTTACCCTctgcctctcatagccagtgtgactgagtcattgcatggggcgcgcttcttcaccaaattggatctcaggagtgcttacaacctggttcgtatccgggagggggatgagtgcaagacggcatttagtaccacctctgtgcactatgagtacctcgtcatgccgtacgggttgataaatgctccatccgtcttccaatcctttgtagacaagattttcagggacctgcacgggcagggtgtagtggtgtatatagatgacattctaatatactccgctacacgcgccgagcatgtgtctctggtgcgcaaggtgcttggtcgactgttggaacatgacctgtacgttaaggctgcgaaatgtctgttcttccaacagtccgtctccttcctagggtatcgcctGTCCGAGTCAGCGATGGAGATGAAGAATGactgcatttcagccgtgcgtaattgaccgactccaaccacggtaaaggaggtgcagcggttcttagggtttgccaactactactggAAGTTTatacggggctttggtcaggtagtggctcccattacctcTTTGCTGAaagggggaccggtgcgactgcagtggtcagctggggcggacagggcttttggtcacctgaaggctctgtttacctcggctcctgtgttggctcatcctgatcactccttagcgttcatagtagaggtggacgcgtccgaggctgggataggagctgtgctgtctcagcgctcgggtacgccacctaaAACTGCACCCCTGTgcgttcttttcgaagaagctcagcccagcggagcaaaactatgatgtgggggaccaggagctgttggctgttgtcggggctctgaaagcgtggaggCATTttcttgagggggctaaacaccattttctcatttggactgaccactgtcgtgtctttgggatcattaaaacggaagacatgtttatcaaataactctctgtgattattattacgcgattaaactgattaatcgtgtaaatgtaattaactaggaggtcggggcatcaaggaaaatattcagattacaaagttataattttcctaatataactttcagatatcataCTATCTGATCtgagtcttctgattaatgatgtgttatttacctcacgtcagtctcattccaaacgttgtaaattgttggttatctgcacgaacccagttttcactatgagtcatccatacatcaattgtcttaaaatcgtTTATTTACTAAtataagtaattcacagaaatgcataacaatacagatatggttacaaggaaatgataggagaatgtgccctagtgggctaaaccggcatggcggcttgttacacaaagaaaggggtttgggcttgaatgaaagagcgggaagattgaGTAACCAAGaaagcagctatgctatcgtaaatacattatcgtatgcattctaaattaccgcccatttggaaaaggaaaatgcaataaatatttactctgagctgcgctttggtaggttggtcgtagatgctggccgtgttggccaacagagatcttcctgtcctcggaagaatatcactggtggtaaaacggatacgttgtagtatcttcgttgtgtgttagactggatacgtcgtctgtcctttcctagcccacgtctacagcggccgctgctaagtatcacttctgtagtgaataagggttcaaagttcataccattcgcaaccaaaactcacgctgaggttggcttagttctgtacttgacatgtttgtccttttaacgcagaggctgcagaccgcACGTACCCGGAACAGACTTGGTTACATTTCGTCACTgacttatatagtggcgaggggtagaagggtgtgtttcatcgtttataacccctgtctcttcacaggggcgggccactgattggtcagggctctttccttatgaaatcccaattctctcatttggaagctaaaattacatttaatctcctaacaaacagtttcaatatcaaacatttaaattgcacaacaattccatgtgaatctgataactaaaatgtgtagactttcccaggtacagtttatgtcgtcctgtcatcagtcataatgtctcagatgacaaccgaactgacattcATACTCATTAAGTACCTGGTAAATATGGTTCCTtccccccccacttgtttgatgttcccagactctctatatttaacctctctagggtaggggcagtattttcacggccggatgaaaaacgtacccaaattaaacggcctactactcgggcccaggaacgagaatatgcatattattagtagatttggatagaaaacactctgaagtttctatgatgtctgtgagtataacagaactcatatggcaggcaaaaacttgagaaaaatctaaccaggaagggagaattctggtgcttgtagtcctttcaagtcattgcctatcgaacactcagtgacttagggttcattttgcacttcctaaggcttccactacatgtcaacagtctttagaaagttggttgaggcgtctatgatgaacagagagcgaacagaggaagttggaagttgttgactcaggaaggtACTggcgttcattggcgcgcattcacgtgagagttagctgtgttccaaaatgtttttcaagacaatggaatcgtccggttggaatattattgaagttctaagtgataaaggccctaaagattgatgctatacaacgtttgacatgtttgaacgaacgtaaatagaacattttttacttttcgtcgtgacattttccgcgcttcctacacttggagtagcttactgaatgcgctaacaacaaggacctatttggacataaattatggactttatcgaacaaagcaacatttattgtggacctgggattcctggaagtgccttctgatgaagatcatcaaaggtaagtgaatatttctaatgctatttatgattttagatgactccaaaatggcgggtatctgtattgcctagtgtatttttctgagcacagtactcagattattgcaaagtgtgctttccccgtgaagcttttttgaaatctgtcacagcgtttgcataaaggagatgttcatctataattctttgaataacagtttaatattttatcaacgtttatggtgagtatttttgtaaattgttgtgctgctccaccggcagtattggaggcaaaatattttctgaacatcacgcaccaatgtaaaatggagtttatggatataaatatgaactttatcaaacaaaaaatgcatgtattgtctaacatgaggtccttggagtgtcatctgatgaagatcgtcaaaggttagtgcataattttagctggttttctgttttttgtgatgcctgtccttgctaggaaaatggctgtgtgctttttcttgtgttggaactgtcctaacataatctaactttatgctttcgccataaagcctttttgaaatcggacaatgtggttacattaaggagacgtgtacctttaaaatggtgtaaaatagtcctttgTTTgaaaactttgaattatgacattttgtggtttttaatttggtgctctgatttttcactggctgttgaaaagtgtgaaccgtgggtggcgtcccacctgcccaagagaggttaacaaaggctattcaaatgtccttcagtagggtcagagagagaggggaagggagaaaggtatttatggggggtaaACCCATAAACCTTTctcacaggccaacgtcatgacaccaccgcaatctggagtacatctgggccAGCGAGGAGaatgaatcctcgccaggcaaggtgggccatgtttttcacccgttttgtgttcactctatcctacagaccaggttcccagaacgccaAGGCAGACACACTGTCTCGGatatatgacacagaggagcggtccacggatcccactcccataattcctGCTTCTTGCCTGTTGGCACCGGTTGTATGGGAGgttgacgcggacatcgagcgggcgttacgtgcggagcccactcccccccagtgtccagTTGGACGTAAGTGGGAGGGAGTGGGATTTATTGGCtgattatttttcagagtaaagtaCGTTATTTTACTCACCTCTGCACAACTGACACTTGACATGGTGAAAGCACAAAAGCTATTTTATCATTATAATTCAGAATTGTTTTTTAATTACTCACGCATTGCCAAGCAGCTAGCCAAGAACACTGTGACAACCAGGATTGAGAACATTCTGCAAAAGGGAGGCATCATTACTTAAGACCTTTAATTTCAGTCAGTTTCACTCTCACTCCATTTCACTTTAAATGGTAAAACTTGAAATAATGTAGTTAATAATGTTTTTCATAGTAGTTTGTCAAAACAACTAAGTCCTTTTACCTGTCAGGTCAACCAGTGTTTCCTAGGAGGGAAAAGAAAATAACCTTTTGAATTGTGACGTAACAAACAACAAACCATTCTTGAATgtgaaatgttataaaacagctcTAAAAAGTTGAACCTAATCTTGTTTACTACAATCACTATTGTAGTGCTAAGCTACTGTCACATTCAAAATAATGTCAGATCATTGAATCTAAATTTAGAGGCAAAAGGGCCAACATGTTTGTGCCCAAGTACCAAGAGATAATGAGTATTAACTTCATAATATTTCCCACACCAGTATCATGCATTGAATACAAGTTTTCTATTTAGTTAGTTGTGTAGTTACCCACAGTGCTATCTTGAGATGTGTGTGAAAACCTGTGAAAGCTTGTTATCTCTGTCTCTGCAAGGTCCTTCTAGTCTACTGCTTCCTCTTAGAACTGCATTTATACCTGCTGAACATTCCATCAGCTCTAGATGGAAGGAGCATGACAAAGAACACCTTTAGTCAGTCACTATAGAGAAGTCAGACATTGTTTTCTAATTGGTCGAGGCTACTTTGGGAGGGGAGTACCAAGGAAATACTAGAAGGAAACAAGCAtctttctggtaagaagaagggcgggggtgtatgacTTATGATTagcgagacgtggtgtgatcataacaacatacaggaactcaagtccttctgttcacccgacttagaattcctcacaatcaaatgccgaccgcattatctacctagagaattctcttcgattataatcacagccgcatATATCCCCCCtaagcagacacatcgatggccctgaaacgaacttcatttgactctatgtaaactggaaaccacgtaTACTGAGGCTgcttttattgtagctggggattttaacaagg harbors:
- the LOC106562680 gene encoding zymogen granule membrane protein 16-like isoform X2, translated to MFSILVVTVFLASCLAMPIKDPYSYSSAVGQGGGTPFASYGEGHITGVRVWETNNNYYYYYYYYYYNSIAYISGFQLRYGSTWSPVFGREGGEKQEMELFNDEAIVEVSGKYNPADYICYLVLTTNMGRTLSAGQPSQVSFNFYPANMGNELRLLSGRFNGAGITSIGAHWGLVYMERAGNSTLDTALETVTPTYS
- the LOC106562680 gene encoding zymogen granule membrane protein 16-like isoform X1, which produces MPPFCRMFSILVVTVFLASCLAMPIKDPYSYSSAVGQGGGTPFASYGEGHITGVRVWETNNNYYYYYYYYYYNSIAYISGFQLRYGSTWSPVFGREGGEKQEMELFNDEAIVEVSGKYNPADYICYLVLTTNMGRTLSAGQPSQVSFNFYPANMGNELRLLSGRFNGAGITSIGAHWGLVYMERAGNSTLDTALETVTPTYS